A region of the Anolis carolinensis isolate JA03-04 chromosome 1, rAnoCar3.1.pri, whole genome shotgun sequence genome:
gccttctctgtgatcgctccctgcctctggaactccctccctaaagaaataaaaatggcccccaccctcctctcccttaagaaacagttaaagacatatttatgcaccttagcatagggagagaaggaggattaacataattgtcacctcgtagcagctatggtctaagtgaaactacaacaaatgctgaacattttctgcaacttggtcatttaatttggtccaggtatatgcttgctctgtgcaataatgtttttactgagtgtcatgtttaaatgtattgttttcttctaatttggaatttttattataatgagtatgttattgtcattttatacttttgatattaagtgaagcagatacggcattgaatgtttgctgtttatatatatgttaactaccctgagtccctctggggagagagggcagtctagaaataagattttattaattattattattatgttattattacagtagagtctcacttatccaacactcgcttatccaacacatttttgtagtcaatgttttcaatacatcatgatattttggtgctaaattcataaaaacagtaattactacatagtattactgcatattgaactactttttctgtcaaatttgttgtataatatgatgttttggtgcttaatttgtaaaatcataaactaatttgatgtttgataggcctttccttaatgcctccttattatccaacatatttgcttatccagtgttctgccggcccgtttatgttggataagtgagactatactgtatatattatcagtagtattataactaatatattagtattattgctcactggaggaaaggatgttggaggcaaagatgaagtaatttggccacatcatgagaagacaggaaagcttagagaagagaatgatgctggggaaaatggaaggaaaaaggaagaggggctgaccaaggacaagatggatggatgttatccttgaagtgaatggcttgaacgagctgggagtggcgatggctgacagggagctctggcgcaggctgttccatgaggtcacgaagagtcagaaataaacaacaaataaacaacaattagtattattatattatttattatttatttatttacagcatttatattccgcccttctcaccctgaaggggactcagggcggatcacattacacatataggcaaacattcaatgccttttaacatagaacaaagacaaacaaacataggctccgagcagtctcaaactcatgacctcctggtcagagtgattattattattatgttattattatatattatcagtagtattataactaatatattagtattattgctcactattattatattacaatataattgttaaggtaaaggttttccccgacattaagtctaatcatgtccgactctgggggttggtgctcatctccatttctaagccgaagagctggcgttgtccatagacacctccaaggtcatgtggccggcgtgactgcatggagtgccattaccttcctgccagagtggtacctattgatttactcacgtttgcatgttttcaaactgctaggtcggcagaagctggggctaacagcaagagctcaccctgctctccaaaTTCGAACCctcgatctttcggtcagcacgttcagcagctcagcggtttagtgTTACATGtgtttgaactataactcccagaggttACAGGATTTCAAGTTTTTTAAAAGGGACGTTACAAGCTCTACTTGAGTTCTACATATTTATCTTCCATATGAAAGGAACAGGTCAAAGAGTAAAATGGAAGgacgcggctgagggggaaaaggaaggggcctgaggctgttaggaatggcgggtgttgaagtccaacatccctggagggcctaagtttgcccatgcctgtgttagggCCTAACTGTCCCCTTTGGCATTGTTTCTATGGGATAACTGAACAGATCTAGCGCTGGgcgagggaggggggaagaataCAGTGAGGCCATGACTGCGCACGCGCAGAGAACAGCAGCCTCTTTAGGGCGCCCTCCCTTTTCCGTGACTCGGCGCCACTGTTCGATTCCCTCCACCAATAGCGGCGCCGGGAAGTCGTCACGTGCTCCTCGGTCATGTGAGCGCGGCTTCCATTTTGTGGTGATCTTTGCAAGGCTGCGGGCCAGTCGCGACTCAGCCGTCGGTGAGGAAGGGTCGAGCTTAAAGCTCTTTCCAGTCTCACCTTGCAGTTTCGGCGAAAGTCATCAAAAACGGAAGGTCGAAAGAGCAGGTTTGTGTAACTTTTATCATTAGCCGGGCTTTGAGAGAGATAATAGCGTTGGGTGAGGAAAGTTATGTATAGAAAGCGCGAGTAGAAGGAAGAGCTACGGGCTGTTTGAATTACGACGGGTAGAGGGGTTTTTCCCCTAATAGAAGCGCCGAAAGAAATCCCGTGTAAGGCCGCGCTGTGACGGTTGGGTGCGGCCATTTTATCCGCCGCCATTTTGTCCGCGGATGGTGTCGGTAGAAATTCAGGTTGGGGCGGCTACAGAGCGCGTGCGCGCTTCGACTAGTGCGGAGTCGCAGGGTGGGGTGGATGTGGCGCATTCCGATTGGTCCAGCGAGGGGCGGGGCCTGTGGCTTGTTTGGCGCGCTGCCTCTGCTGACGTCATACTGCGGCGGGAGGGGCGGGGCCGGGACTGCGGCAGAGGAGGCAGAGCCAGTGACCTACTTTTCTGGCGGCCATCTTGCCTGGCGCATTCACTTTTTCCAGGGACAGAGATCCATTAGGCGAGAGACATCCTCTTACGTCTCCGTGCCTTTTGCAGCTGGTGGTCCATCTGGAGTGGCATCATGAGTGGCTGTCGTGTATTTATCGGAAGGCTGAATCCTGCCGCCCGGGAGAAGGACGTGGAGAGGTTTTTCAAGGGATACGGACGTATTCGTGACATTGATCTGAAAAGAGGCTTTGGCTTTGTGGTAAGTGAATATGAAGGGCGTGGTTTCGCTGGACGTCTTCATAGGAGGTGGTTGGAAttctttgtttggttttatttatttatttattacttgcgAAATTTCTGTCCCGCTTTTCCcgaccctgaagggactcaaggtgactttaCATGTTGATGCCATAAGAACAATGCAGAATTAAAATAGACACTAAAATATGATAatgaaatgcaattaaaacagttaagagACATTTAAAGCCAAACAATCACAATCATATAATCCATGAGCATAATCTTGGCCTTTCCTTTGATCAATACACGTTAATCCATATCAGTTTATTCCCAGAAGGCTTGGTCACAGCCatatttttattctattatgGAAGATCAAGAGGGAGGATTATTCTCTGAAAGCTTGATCCCAAACCAAAATTTTACtctcagagaagtcagccatagcagaacacttgatgatccaacctggacacagaaatgctggaccactcttaacaactacCTTGTCAAatgacacagaaaagccattgaaatccacaggcatatgaacaatttcaacagaaaggaagaaaccatgaaaaaggaacaaagtctggctaccagtattaaaaaaacaaaacaaaaatcaggacagtaaataaagaacaacactcagaagatggGAATGTCAGACAAACAATCAGgtccagttaacacctcctaacaaaggattctcccaggcaggaagcagctaggctttgaagctgccaggctattcaatgctaattaagctggccagtagcaacattcacacttgccttaggcAGACAAGAgatctgtctcccaccctggaaatttcacagatatataaaccccacatgcctagtttccaacacctcacaacctcttgagaatgcctgccatagatgtgggcgaaacgtcaggagagtgcttctggagcatggccacacaccctggaaaacccacaacaactcGGTGATTCCGACcatatgaaagtcttcgacaacacatcattaGTCTTTCCTGCCAAAGTGCTGCTGTCTCACCAAAGTACagttcctaggattccatagcattgaaccatggcagctgaagtggtgccaaactgcattaattctacggtatCAAGGTATATCTACACTAATATATAAAGCAAAATATGAAACCTTCCTGATATAgaccttttccatttttcctcTTTACAGGAGTTTGAAGATCCAAGGGATGCTGATGATGCAGTCTATGAACTGGATGGAAAAGAACTCTGCAGTGAAAGGTAAATATTTGGTTATTTTCCCACTATATACTGTGTTTCTGCTGGCGGGTGTAATAAGTACAgccaatccctgagttacaaacatctgatttatatCCGATCCATAGTAAAGAacgggggtaagacaacaggaagtgagaagggaaattcactgctGAAAGAATTATCGGGGGAAAAGTATCTTAACTGGAGCTTtcccatcaatccttgtttctacaacaagacatatattgctggagttacacttaaaatgtatgtGTTCCGACTTGCATAGAACttacaaatctacagaacctattttgttcataattttGTGCCTGCTTGTTGTTTGCAACTTGGGAATTGCATGCAAAGTGATGGATTCCTCTTTTTCAGGGTTACAATTGAACATGCAAGAGCTCGCTCTAGAGGCGGAAGAGGCCGAGGAGGCCGTTACTCTGATCGTTTCAGTAGTCGCCGCCCACGCAATGACAGAAGGTATGCCTGTGCTTGCAGCCTGAATGTGCACTAGAGGAGTTAACCGATACTTGAGTTGCACTCGTACTGAGCCAAGTGTCTTATTCCCCTCAGAAATGCTCCACCTGTCAGGACGGAAAATCGCCTAATTGTAGAAAATTTGTCATCCAGAGTCAGCTGGCAGGTTTGTTAAACATCATTGTCTTTGACATTTCATTTAATGGGTataatatgttaaatgttttaactaaaactaatttatatgttttaaattttaaatgtttttcaaagttttcaattattaaatgtttaaatacaatttttcaaattagaattaatagtattttaaatgtaattttaccttgttttcaaaatccattttaaccactttaaaaatccattttatttGCCAGCATATCTGTGTCGTTGGCCTTATGACGAGGAGTGCCTGTGGGTTATCCTAATCGTTCTGTCTTGGTCACTCTTGGTTGGGCCTGGTTGACTTATCCAGTCAGCTCCTCCAgtgtttcagttggccacctcTAGATCTGTGTTTGCTGGTCTAGACGTAATCGAAGCACTGCCTTAAAGTGCCGGGTTGCAGCGATCCCTGAGCGTTAACGAGATCTGAGTCCTAAGTTGAGAACTACCTCCTGTAAAGCTTCGAAATAAGAGATCGTGATCGAGAGAGAGTTGAAAGATACGCATTAGGTGGTCGTTGGAATCCTATCGCAGTGAAGTGGTCCTTGGTGGAACTTCACAAGAGTAGACAATGTCTGGAACCGCCAGTAGTCTGCTAATAGGGAGGGCTGTGCCGTTAAATACTTCCATCGGCTGGGTAGTATTCTTCAAACGGTTGGCGAAGAGCCAGTCGGGCATGTACCATGACGGTATCTTCGGtcgcttaatgcagtttgatgcttgGCTAGCCTAGGGAAATGTTAATGAAGGTAAAGTAAACTATATTTTTAATGACATATGGGGCACAAAATAACTGGTGTTATATAAATGTACTCTTCTTTTATCATAAAACTTTTCAGAATGCTTTTCTACAAATAAACTTCAAATGCAAGACAGTTATGTAAAATGTATAATAAACAACATGTTAAAATCTAACATTTGCGGAAAGCTATATGCTAGCATTTTGCTTTAAAGCTCTATGCTATTTTCATTTATTTCGTGCCCTGATATAAACTATCAAATACAGAATTATCTGCAAGTGTGGCATCTGCCACTTTATAATTCTTAACATCTTTTCTTGCAGTAGTAATTTTTAATATTCACAAATGCTGTTTGCTGCCTTATCTAACATGGTTTTTCTTGTGCTAGGATCTCAAAGACTTCATGAGACAAGCTGGGGAAGTAACCTTTGCGGATGCACACAGACCTAAATTAAATGAAGGGTAAGTTTGTTGGGAATAACAAATATGTTGTATTGTGAAGCTTGTTTGGGGAAGAGAGGAATTGCTGGAAAAGCATCCTGTTAAAGTGCCCAGAGCCTGCTATTGATAGAGTTTTTTGTGTATTTTCTATTGTTAGGGTGGTTGAGTTTGCCTCTTACAGTGATCTCAAGAATGCTATTGAAAAACTTTCTGGCAAAGAGATaaatggaagaaaaatcaaaTTGATTGAAGGCAGCAAAAGACATAGGTAAGAATTACATTTCAACAATACTTGGCTTGAGTGCGAGATATATGCCTATGTATTGAAATAAATCTAAAATGCACAATTGCCTTTTTTAGTAGGTCCAGGAGCAGGTCTCGGTCCCGCAGCAGGAGCTCATCAAGGTCTCGCAGCCGATCTCGCTCCAGAAGCCGCAAGTCTTACACGCGGTCCCGCAGCAGGAGCCGTAGCAAGTCCCGTTCAGTTAGTAGATCTCCTGCTCCTGAAAAGAGCCAGAAACGTGCATCCTCGAGTCGATCAAAATCTCCGGCTTCTGTCGATCGCCAGAGGTCACGCTCAAGATCGCGATCGGTTGATAGCGGCAACTGAATTCAAAACAGTTAGCTGTTGGGGACTTTTAAAACCATACTTGCTAATAGTTGTGGTAAGTATGTGTGActcctgggaaagagactgaatgGGTGCGGGGAGGGGGAGGTTTAACAGCTTTGTATATGTGGACCACCGAAAGGTTACTGAACTAATTGTATTGTCTTTTTGATAATCTTTTTCCTGCTCACTTCATTGACTCAGAAGTGCATAGCTTTATGTATATTGCTAGAGCTCTTTAAGAGAAACTTGATATTTTTTTTGTACGCCTTTTAAAACACGCTCTCAGTATATTCTCGTAATTGCTATTTCGGGGTATAAAGTGTTGAACATTGGCATAGAGCTCTACACCAGCTGTAAATAAAGCTTTAATTCAGATTTTTAGTGCTTAAGAGATGTCTGCTTTCCTGCCTTGATCTTACTGGTCAAGATGGATAATAAAAAATACTCAAAAATTGTGTACATTTCTTTGAAGTTGTTTCTTCCAGTCTAGTTGCAAGTGTTGAGTGAGAATGTGAACCAGAACTCTTTTAAAATTGCTGTTCGCACCGCAGCAGTATGTGTTAAGATATGTTGGTCACCTAATATAACAAATCCTTGCTCCTTTTTACAATTAATGTTAAATAATGCTGGCTAAGTTCCATCAGTGATGTGTCAGTGTGTTAGCTAGAATAAGTAAGATTCTATGTATATGT
Encoded here:
- the srsf5 gene encoding serine/arginine-rich splicing factor 5 isoform X2, which encodes MSGCRVFIGRLNPAAREKDVERFFKGYGRIRDIDLKRGFGFVEFEDPRDADDAVYELDGKELCSERVTIEHARARSRGGRGRGGRYSDRFSSRRPRNDRRNAPPVRTENRLIVENLSSRVSWQHICVVGLMTRSACGLS
- the srsf5 gene encoding serine/arginine-rich splicing factor 5 isoform X1, producing MSGCRVFIGRLNPAAREKDVERFFKGYGRIRDIDLKRGFGFVEFEDPRDADDAVYELDGKELCSERVTIEHARARSRGGRGRGGRYSDRFSSRRPRNDRRNAPPVRTENRLIVENLSSRVSWQDLKDFMRQAGEVTFADAHRPKLNEGVVEFASYSDLKNAIEKLSGKEINGRKIKLIEGSKRHSRSRSRSRSRSRSSSRSRSRSRSRSRKSYTRSRSRSRSKSRSVSRSPAPEKSQKRASSSRSKSPASVDRQRSRSRSRSVDSGN